A genomic window from Bos javanicus breed banteng chromosome 13, ARS-OSU_banteng_1.0, whole genome shotgun sequence includes:
- the GTSF1L gene encoding gametocyte-specific factor 1-like: protein MEPEALETCPYNPHHRIPLSRFQYHLASCRRKNPKKAKKMASCKYNACHVVPIKKLEEHEAACVNKSTMEEEDSLSPLKVNLPNAGQKGNRNASPVSPRLPIPDLWNVDSTNCHPMFVLKSFIPQKLVCESDTRESETDDHTPSLTAPADHQTGRVNRQQKIQAS, encoded by the coding sequence ATGGAGCCAGAAGCCTTAGAAACTTGCCCTTACAACCCTCACCACCGAATCCCACTCAGCAGATTTCAGTACCACCTGGCATCATGTCGGAGAAAGAACCCCAAGAAAGCCAAAAAGATGGCCAGCTGTAAATACAACGCCTGCCACGTGGTCCCCATCAAGAAGCTGGAGGAGCACGAGGCTGCCTGTGTCAACAAAAGCACCATGGAGGAAGAGGACAGCCTGAGTCCCCTGAAGGTCAACCTCCCAAATGCAGGGCAGAAGGGCAACAGAAACGCCTCTCCAGTGTCCCCCCGTCTCCCCATCCCCGACCTCTGGAATGTTGATAGCACAAATTGCCACCCCATGTTTGTCCTTAAGTCTTTCATTCCCCAGAAACTTGTTTGTGAAAGCGACACCAGAGAGTCAGAGACAGATGACCACACCCCATCCCTGACTGCCCCCGCAGATCATCAGACCGGGAGAGTGAACCGCCAGCAGAAGATACAGGCCTCTTAA